Part of the Temnothorax longispinosus isolate EJ_2023e chromosome 5, Tlon_JGU_v1, whole genome shotgun sequence genome is shown below.
CCTAGTGCACTGGATATCAATCAACCATTAAATCTCACTCTCACGTTCTGCattatactaaaaaattatattaacacgttaaaattttagtatacaaatttgcaatttatattttaacaaatatgtagatagtaaattatttctttaacgaTAGAGAATTGCTATAAAATAGGATGGGGATGAGCGGGAACATAATGAAGTcggttaaaaagaaaatgttcaaCGTGTATAGAAAGACATTGCTCATTATTGTTTTGTCGTTAGAAACATTATCGGATTAAACTTACAAGTAATAACTATACACGCATagatgtacatacatatataataataagagtaTACATgtgttgtatatttaaaattgcaataaccATTACGCTATTTCACATTGCGATTAATTTCAAGTGCAATGTCTATCTCTCGTACTGTTAATAAAATCTCCTTCGACAAGTGGAAAacgcttttatttataatttacgtaTTAGCTAAAGTGCAGTCGTTTTATGGACGTAAAAGTGAAAAATCTTCTTGGAAATGCGAAATGCAACATGTGAAAAAGTACATTTACGTGTATATATCCTAAAGTACAATTCCTAAAATTCgtctatgaaatttttatcaaacaagCTTGAGCACTCTGTAAATGCTTTGTGCACTGTTGAGCAGCAAACTTACTTCACCCAACACTGCAaggagattaaaaaaaaacataattatcttCAGTTTATCTTAAATAACGTGGAAATATAGTATCATTGGTCAGTATTCgtagtcagatcttatatatatagatatgagGTCTGACTATGAATACAGGTCATTgtcttataaatttatattatatataaattttatatataattctacatataaaatttatataatttatataaattacattatgtttaattgtatatataaagagtGTCAtattatgtatctatatatcgTGTTATTTACtgactaataaataaatagtttgaCGTAATAATAAAGGTCTCCCTCCAAAGACAATAATACAAACaagtttttctatttctgaTTGTTTAAcgtatatctttaaaaaagcaaaagaaGTTTAATGTATCCCATTAAAACACAATCGGTATAAAAGGAATGTATAGTGATGCCTATATCTCTGTCGTCATATCTTTATCTTCACTATTAGCATTAAATGTTTAGcacatttctttcatttatccCGTATTACAATCTCCTTCTTTCTACtcctttctttattaaaagattgagaaaatatttttcacaaataaataCGTACGTCATATATCTAAAACGAAAATTGGGGATTTAATTCTTGTGTTGGCGCTCATTATTTTCCTCTTATTGCGTAAAAACGTTAGCAATAAGACCTATATATTGAAGAAATCGATCAATTGCAAGAAGAAATTCTTGAGAAGATTGCCATTTTGAAGAACTCTCTACTTTGTTTGTTCGAGCGACTTAACGTTTAAGTCTTACTGTTTATGTCTTTCTATGTGCTTCTGTATTCGAATCCCAACTCTAAAATGTTGTTACTTTTAGATGTATAACGAATGTCGAAAGATTGGATTTGTTGACTtgcaatttatcttttttgtttcttgtGTCTGTTTGAAAATGTCCGATTATAGTCAACATGTTGGGCCTGGCACTAGGAATTTGCATTCCTAGTAATACTTTGCACAACACGCTGTCCCCACCATGCCTCCAAGTTAAATGGCtcaaaatctgtaaaaaaaaaagtgagacGCAATATATCCTATACATCCTTCATTCACaatatattcaaagaaaataataaaggaaaataaaaattatcgaagTAAAGGAATAAAACGttacaataaaacaaaatatctctAAAGAATGGGAATTAATCTCTGCTGTTACACTGTACATgcacatataattttcttagggtgcgttccgtttcaagcggggagcacacatttctgcacaacgcataatccgtaagcataagaaaattgattggtccatacacatgtgcataaggaaatagaccaatcagttttcttatgcttacgtattatgcgttatgtagaagtgtgtgctccccgcttcaCGCATGATGTGCATAATGCATCACTtatccttgtttaacattcAGTGAACAAGGATAAGTAATGCATTATGGgcatcatgcgtgaaacggaatgCACTCTTAGTAAATTAAGATCAAAACaaagaaacaaaagaaataaaatccttcagtttaaataaaaatttttttatatcactaCTGTTTCTATAAAGTACAAAATGTTTACCTTTCAACTGTGGGTTTGGCTCACGTTCTTGGTAATATGTAACTGACGCTCCATGTCTATAATTGGAGGAGTTACTGTGTGGTTGATTGTGGCACATATCTAACTCTTTAGATACAGAATTCCacgctgaaaaaaaaacatgaaacgAGTATAAAGAATAAACCGTCCCtcgaaaacatatattttaatcatttgaATTAAATTGCACGTGTATACTTACAATCATAGATATACTTGATCAGGTCAAAGTGTTGCGCCAGTGTCTCTGACTGATGTCTGGAAGGTATCGATGAGGGCCTCTTCCCATTCATCGTAGTCATCTGCGATCTACTGCTACGAATAACATAATTAAGATAAGCATTACcgttctaaatatataattcagttCTCATATCTACGATATgacaacaaataaaattgatccTAATATAACCTAGCCTAGGTTTCCTTcttagatttttagattttctaaatctaatttaaaatgtcactaaattattaaaacgtcAACTGTGACCCTGACATTAGtccgtttaaaaataattaatccgcCCATAATTAACCGGAATTACGGGTTATCGCGTAACGTAGGGTCCGTGCCAAACTGCCAAGTACAGATGCAACATTTTACCGAGGCATTTTGAAACGATTTCCAGTCCACGCGTGTTATACGGATTTACAACGATCGGGACTCCGGGTTCGTAATTATCATGCACGTGACACGATAACTCGCGATAACGTCGCTAAACCTCAACGTAAACGTGAAATCACGCGACGACAATGCAGCTCCTTCGTGACAAGTGCTGTAACACGCGTATCAGAATCCATACGTACACAAAGGCACGTgtacgcgtgtgtgtgtatacacattCAGCCATCTTCGAAGCGTCATACGGGCAAGTGTCTTGACGGTGCACACATGTGATTCATCAACAATTAAGCGTGACACGATTTTCACACGCGACAATCATCTATACAtgtgtacatacgtatgtatgcatatatacatcaAAAAAGCCATGCGCGCCatttagatatatacatataatatggaGTGTATagacacacacgtatatagagacaatagtataattaaaacatttatacattCGAGCGTGCCCCGTCGAAGACGGTAAGAGACGAGTATCTTTCAAACGAGAAAATTCCTCTAGCGATGCCTTTTAATTCCCCGAGTCCGCGAATTAAATGCCCGACGCACGAGTCAACGTTCTGGGGGTGAGGAGAACATCAGCGCGGGAAAGATGGCGGCTGATAAACGCGAATACGCTTCCCCGTTCCCGCCCGCGAACCGTCGCACGACGCACCGCGTCGTTCGATCGCTCTCGTTTCCGCGGAGCAGCGTCCCGTTCGGCTTTCGCACGACCGTCAACGAACGTCGAAAGAGATTCGCAGGAAAGCGCGAGGAGATGCAAAGCGAGCACGCGGTGGCCCGCTTTGCGAAACGCGGATGGGTAGATACCTCATTTTTCCCAGTTCCGTGTCCCTCCCAGTCTCTCGACGACGATGCGGCTCGATCTGTCGACGCGACGGTTGTCGGTGGCCGGGACACGCAGCCTGGACGTGGCTGCGCCGGGACGCGAACGGCGGACGAGGCTCCAGTGCCGCTGACAATTTGAGCAAACTATGCAGCTGTGTCAAGCGCACAGCTGTGCCGAGCTTACCCTACGGTGGCTGTCAACAATTGCCACGAGTGACGAGCCACGAACCACGAGCCACAACGCGACCTTCCGACCACTTCCGACAGTTCCGACGACGCCAGACGACGCGGAACAGAAACTCGCGAGAggaggcgcgcgcgcgccagaGATGGAGATTCGGAGAAATCGAAAGCGTTGAAAACGAACAGGACTGAACAGGACCATCGCCAGATGGTGCTCGGGTATCGATTAGCGTTGCACAGCCGGTATTATATCTACTCAGCATCTCGGTCAGTTATCGTTAATCGTTATCGTCGTCCTTTATCTCGTCGTGGTGTTTCGCAATAATCGCAATTTGCCGTATTGAAGAAAAGAGCCTGTCAGCGGCAGGAACCGCATCTGaataagaagagaagaagTCGCGGTGTTTCGGGACACAACAGAAGACTgtggatatatgtatagcgTGTAAGTAAGCGTGTTACCTGTTGGAAATATTCGTGGACATGGCTACGTAGTTCAATATCCACGGTTTGTGCATGTAGAGGAAGCGCCAATGGACATGTTTCATTTAAATCCATGAGGTATGTCCACTCTCCTCTCATCAGACTTCTCTCTCTGGTAAATAATTCCTCAAAAGTTATTGTCGCATTATCACTAGATGGATCTGCTATTAACAATCGCTGTCGTAAACGagataaatcttatttttgcataatcttttaattttgcaaaatactaCGTTATTATTTCGTGTTATAACGGTAGATAAATTTTGCTCTTataaaaaaggatttaaaaaatctaagtgTCTCCCCCtcgtcaattaaatttttttgaattccgcattttgtttaaaattctgAACAATTCCTCAAGATTTCTAAATCAAAGattgtgaaatataaaataatttctaatttttttataatataaaaaattgttattctctattttttataattatcaaaaattattctcgaacatatacatataaggaactcaagaaattaattaaagaattgaaATTCTGTCAAGCTTCACAGAAGTCTCAATTCAATCTTTGAACATTGTAAgcgaaaaattgtacatatactcaatatacataaatagaaaatagaacactcaaacatttatgaaatcattatttttttttatgttgtgtATCCACGATGATTCTGATGGAAAGCCCATCAGAATAATCTAAGAAGAGATTGCACGAAgaaatatgcaattatttcCGTTTCTCTTCGACATCTCTACAGTAGATTTAATCATCGTTTAAAGATACATTCGTAACACAATAGAATTGGAAAAGCCGATATTCCCACCCCTTTCcttataaaacttattgttTGAAAACTTATTGTATTATCTGCGGCTTCTCCTGTTCTCTTCTTTATTATCGAAATGTGAAAGTATCGAACATAGTTatctatagaatatatatatatatatatatatatatatatatatatatatatatataaagcaataTCACTTGTCGACGCAAGACGCAACACAAAAGCCATGCCATtgattgtttattttgaacaagagcgtttatttatttttttttcagaattattttctctatttttgcAACGTTTAGTTTTTTGCAACATTGTCAAAATGACATTAAtccgtaaaaattaaaagacaaTATTGTTTcagcatttttcttttttttttgttaagttcttgtctttaatttaaaaattattgcaatgcACATTTAGTTGTCTAATTACGTTTGTCAGCGTTTCTTCGAAATAAGACGCGATATTTCAGGATTAAAAAATACCTGTTAATAGCGTTAATTAAGAAAGGACGGTCACTCTTTGAAAGTGCTTCTCAACTAGGTCATTATACTTAGGAATGCGTCACAAATGCATCTGGTAATTAAACGTAACCCAGTTAATAAGTGAGACAATTCTAGATCCTGACAATGAGTAGAGCGATAAAGAAGTATCAGTTACAATGAGCTTTATAATCTCGATTAAATGccatgaatataaatattattatcaaaaatacttGCATTTAGTCGACATTAATatgataaatcttttttattatttccaatttttatcattttcttacGCTATGTTTTACGAGATTTTGCTGTTGCAACGAAAGCGTCAACGAATTTAAAAGATCGCGACACTTAATGCAAGTTTCTTGATTCTCGTAGTTATGATCCTTTTGTTggcgattttttaaaagactTTTTGTAATTGGAAAAGCAGATATTATAACCGAGacaaaatgattaattaaacgtcTTTGCAAGGAACATTGGCGATAAATCGCGTCGCAAATTGTCATGCGTGAAGCCGTAGGTCATACTCGACGGAAAGAAGCTACGTGCAATACATACATTCATGAAATCGGACAAATGCGTATGCAATGTGGCAACAGGCGAGTATACGCATCGATTTCCGATATGCACCGTATACGCGCTCTTCGTCTCTATAGAGCTCACGCCACGATCCTTCGTCCTTGCCTTCCTTTCTGGTCATGTTAACCATGCGATCAACATGGCGAAGGGCGTATACGACTTTCCGGAATTTTTCTCCGCTTCATCGGAAGTGAACGCTACGAGCTGCATTGATCAATATTGACTGCGCGAAAGAATTCGGTATATCAGCGGATGTGtgatacgtgtatatatacatacatgtatatgggATAACATCGATTGAGAAGTTGAAGTTTCTTTTTGCGTTGTGTATACTGCGATTTATTACGTCATACTGTGCGTTCCAGctttgaaatttcttttacgagcagtaaacattgaaaaaacgTTACCTTTTAATCAGCTTTCTTCATATCTTTGAAATACTATACCTATTTGcgtttaataatgttttgtttcaaaaatttagacaagatatttatttaaaattagaatatttttgtcatattctaattagtataaatttaattatacgagAGAGCATGAATAAACGCGAATGAATGAACGTTATCTTTTAATAGTTTTCTTGATATCTTAGAAAGGCTATATACATGTACGatcaataattctttttcaaaaatttagacaagatatttatttaaatttatcatattttaattagcaaatttaattacatataa
Proteins encoded:
- the LOC139812998 gene encoding MAPK regulated corepressor interacting protein 2 isoform X4, with translation MPRRSQMTTMNGKRPSSIPSRHQSETLAQHFDLIKYIYDSWNSVSKELDMCHNQPHSNSSNYRHGASVTYYQEREPNPQLKDFEPFNLEAWWGQRVVQSITRNANS
- the LOC139812998 gene encoding MAPK regulated corepressor interacting protein 2 isoform X5; protein product: MSRSQMTTMNGKRPSSIPSRHQSETLAQHFDLIKYIYDSWNSVSKELDMCHNQPHSNSSNYRHGASVTYYQEREPNPQLKDFEPFNLEAWWGQRVVQSITRNANS
- the LOC139812998 gene encoding MAPK regulated corepressor interacting protein 2 isoform X3, with the protein product MSSRSQMTTMNGKRPSSIPSRHQSETLAQHFDLIKYIYDSWNSVSKELDMCHNQPHSNSSNYRHGASVTYYQEREPNPQLKDFEPFNLEAWWGQRVVQSITRNANS
- the LOC139812998 gene encoding MAPK regulated corepressor interacting protein 2 isoform X1 → MAECVYTHTRTRAFVRSQMTTMNGKRPSSIPSRHQSETLAQHFDLIKYIYDSWNSVSKELDMCHNQPHSNSSNYRHGASVTYYQEREPNPQLKDFEPFNLEAWWGQRVVQSITRNANS
- the LOC139812998 gene encoding MAPK regulated corepressor interacting protein 2 isoform X2, with product MPRSRSQMTTMNGKRPSSIPSRHQSETLAQHFDLIKYIYDSWNSVSKELDMCHNQPHSNSSNYRHGASVTYYQEREPNPQLKDFEPFNLEAWWGQRVVQSITRNANS